Proteins encoded in a region of the Puntigrus tetrazona isolate hp1 unplaced genomic scaffold, ASM1883169v1 S000000149, whole genome shotgun sequence genome:
- the LOC122332907 gene encoding torsin-1A-like: MKVLHLLLFLYAVSNTTLASDDCAVCVGVSLGMVALITPFLIIAMDPLLPFDSKRLKADLRDSLFGQHIATDVVLKAVSTFMTDKNPNKPLVLSFHGTTGTGKNHVAEIIARNIYKQGYRCGHVHIYISEHHFPHKEHTHIYSANLKKSIPQAVYWFPRSMFIFDEADKMDPQLIDAIKPFLDYNARVDGVSFNKAIFIFLSNAGGNVIADVALDFWREGKDRKEIRMNSKELEFKISKNIKNEKSGFLHSRLIKHHLVDHYIPFLPLELMHVRQCVLAEMLRLNMTQDVDLADKVARDMPYYPEEERIFAVKGCKSVRQKLFLYNDD, translated from the exons ATGAAGGTGCTGCAtctcttattatttttgtacgCGGTGTCTAATACGACATTAGCGTCAGACGACTGTGCCGTCTGCGTCGGCGTGAGTTTGGGGATGGTTGCGTTAATAACTCCTTTCTTAATAATTGCTATGGATCCTTTGCTGCCTTTTGATTCTAAGC GTTTGAAGGCGGATTTAAGAGACTCTCTCTTCGGGCAGCATATCGCGACTGATGTCGTGCTGAAAGCTGTATCGACATTCATGACTGACAAAAACCCGAACAAACCTCTGGTCCTCTCTTTTCACGGAACTACAGGAACTGGAAAAAACCACGTTGCTGAAATCATCGcaagaaacatttacaaacaagGATACCGGTGTGGGCatgttcacatatatatatctgagCATCACTTCCCTcacaaagaacacacacatatctacAGC GCAAATCTAAAGAAATCGATTCCTCAAGCGGTATATTGGTTTCCCCGCTCCATGTTCATATTCGATGAAGCGGACAAGATGGATCCACAGCTGATTGATGCCATAAAACCTTTTCTGGACTACAATGCCCGCGTAGATGGAGTGTCATTCAACAAAGcgattttcatttttctcag TAATGCAGGTGGGAATGTGATTGCTGACGTGGCTCTGGATTTCTGGAGAGAAGGAAAAGATAGGAAAGAAATCAGGATGAACAGCAAGGAGCTGGAGTTCAAGATctctaaaaacatcaaaaacgaGAAAA GTGGATTTTTACACTCTAGACTAATAAAGCATCATCTGGTCGATCACTATATTCCTTTCCTTCCTCTGGAGCTGATGCACGTGCGTCAGTGTGTCTTGGCTGAGATGCTACGTCTGAACATGACTCAAGACGTGGACCTGGCAGATAAAGTGGCCAGAGACATGCCTTACTACCCCGAAGAAGAGAGAATATTTGCTGTTAAAGGCTGCAAGTCTGTCAGACAGAAGCTGTTCCTCTATAACGATGACTGA
- the LOC122332905 gene encoding dnaJ homolog subfamily C member 16-like isoform X1 produces the protein MVMMRMVVLSLSVMMVYVLLMDATVESAAEFDPYKVLGVTRSASQAEIKKVYKRLAKEWHPDKNKNPEAEDMFIKITKSYEILTNEEKRASYDRYGQTDNTHPYGRAHHAFRHFHDNFYFDESFFHFPFNNKGGRDFADNKYTLHFNQYVNEVVPDSFKRPYLIKITSDWCFSCIHIEPVWKETVQELETLGIGIGVVDVGYERRLANHLGAHQTPSILGVVNGKVAFFHYAVVKGHLMQFVEDLLPQRLVEKVTDKNNQEFLKSWHELNKPHVLLFDQVPSVPLLYKLTAFAYKDYVQFGYVDQGLSETADLLRKFNINTYAPTMLVFKEDVEKPADIIQAKGMKKQIIDEFISNNKFLLAPRLVNQKLFDELCPVKQFHRRRKYCVLLITGEEESFATGNEAFLSLASANTNDVLRFAYVYQRRQQPLCDALLKNKDSTPPQVVILERRNGAGKILYKPILGGWNGSKEDKQKLLEELERLQKDPSILNNDAVLPELNNEFTSMFLIRWIYTAYDYLSEIIDDLLHNNWREMMPLLSLIFSALFILFGTVVIQAFSDSSEEKQPKTKAKEVSKAENGSPNTSSASSSRPPKKNFVEVTELTDITYTSNLVKLRPGHINVVLVLTDSTKNILLSKFAKEVYSFTGSLTLHFSFLNVDKHSEWMSAVLEYAQDAMQIDTDEDEVGSRKLDYTGYVLALNGHKKYLCLFKPVYTGEDLDSKPEEEGGVSRSRKGMTRSRSTTLQIHHKLDRLGLWMERLMEGTLPRYYVPAWPGLDKITVNK, from the exons ATGGTCATGATGAGGATGGTGGTGCTATCACTCTCTGTAATGATGGTCTATGTGCTCCTGATGGATGCTACGGTGGAAAGCGCTGCAGAATTTGATCCATATAAAGTTCTTGGAGTCACCAGAAGCGCAAGCCAAGCAGAAATCAAGAAAGTGTACAAACGCCTGGCCAAGGAATG GCAtcctgataaaaacaaaaatcctgaAGCAGAAGACATGTTCATCAAGATTACAAAGTCATATGAG ATCTTAACAAACGAGGAGAAGAGAGCCAGCTACGATCGTTATGGACAAACAGATAACACTCACCCGTATGGACGCGCCCATCATGCTTTCCGCCATTTTCATGACAACTTCTACTTTGACGAGTCTTTCTTCCACTTTCCCTTCAACAATAAGGGTGGCCGGGACTTTGCTGACAACAAATACACGTTGCATTTCAACCAGTATGTCAATGAAGTTGTGCCTGACAGCTTCAAGAGGCCTTACTTGATCAAAATCACCTCAGACTGGTGCTTCAGCTGCATCCATATCGAGCCAGTTTGGAAAGAAACAGTGCAGGAACTGGAAACGCTAG GGATTGGAATCGGTGTGGTTGATGTTGGCTATGAGCGGCGTTTAGCAAATCATTTGGGAGCACATCAGACTCCATCTATTCTTGGTGTCGTCAATGGAAAAGTGGCTTTCTTCCATTACGCTGTTGTTAAAGGCCACCTGATGCAGTTTGTAGAAGATTTGCTGCCACAGAGACTAGTTGAAAAG GTCACAGACAAAAACAACCAAGAGTTTCTGAAGAGCTGGCATGAGCTGAACAAGCCCCATGTTCTCCTGTTTGACCAAGTGCCTTCGGTTCCCTTGCTTTATAAG cTTACAGCGTTTGCCTATAAGGACTATGTGCAGTTTGGATATGTGGATCAAGGTCTTTCTGAGACCGCTGACCTGCTGAGAAAATTCAACATAAACACTTATGCGCCAACCATGCTTGTCTTCAAAGAGGATGTTGAGAAGCCTGCAGATATTATACAG GCTAAAGGGATGAAGAAGCAGATAATAGACGAGTTCATCTCCAACAACAAGTTCCTCCTGGCCCCTCGTCTGGTGAACCAGAAGCTATTTGATGAGCTTTGTCCAGTCAAACAGTTCCATCGTCGCAGGAA ATATTGCGTTCTACTCATCACTGGTGAGGAAGAGTCCTTTGCCACAGGAAATGAAGCCTTCCTCTCGCTAGCCTCTGCAAACACCAATGATGTGCTGCGGTTTGCTTATGTCTACCAGCGACGTCAGCAGCCCCTATGTGATGCTCTCTTGAAAAACAAAGACAGCACACCACCACAG GTGGTGATTCTGGAAAGGCGTAACGGAGCTGGCAAGATTCTGTATAAGCCAATTTTGGGAGGATGGAACGGCAGTAAGGAAGACAAACAAAAGCTCTTGGAGGAACTCGAAAGACTGCAGAAGGATCCCTCCATCCTCAACAATGATGCCGTTCTCCCAGAGCTCAACAATGAGTTCACCTCC ATGTTTTTAATAAGATGGATTTACACGGCATATGACTACTTGTCTGAAATTATTGATGATCTTCTTCACAATAACTG GCGTGAGATGATGCCCCTCCTGTCTTTGATATTCtctgcactttttattttatttggcacTGTGGTTATTCAGGCTTTCAG TGACTCAAGTGAGGAAAAACAGCCCAAAACGAAAGCAAAAGAGGTTTCCAAGGCCGAGAACGGTTCCCCAAACACCTCCAGCGCATCCAG cagtcGTCCACCAAAGAAAAACTTTGTGGAGGTGACAGAGTTAACCGACATTACATACACTAGTAACCTGGTTAAGTTGAGGCCGGGTCACATTAATGTAGTTCTGGTACTTACTGATTCTACAAAAAACATCCTGCTCAGCAAATTTGCCAAGGAAGTTTATTCGTTCACAGG GAGTTTGACCCTACACTTCTCCTTCCTAAATGTGGATAAACACAGCGAATGGATGTCGGCCGTTTTGGAATACGCCCAGGACGCCATGCAAATAGACACAGATGAGGACGAAGTGGGCAGCCGCAAATTAGACTACACAGGCTATGTTCTAGCCCTCAATGGCCATAAGAAATACCTCTGTCTTTTCAAGCCAGTCTACACAGGTGAAGACTTGGATAGCAAGCCGGAGGAGGAAGGAGGAGTTTCACGCTCCAGGAAGGGCATGACACGCTCTCGATCCACAACTCTTCAGATCCACCACAAACTGGATCGACTCGGACTCTGGATGGAGCGACTGATGGAAGGGACTCTGCCCCGGTACTACGTCCCAGCCTGGCCCGGTCTGGACAAGATCACAGTCAACAAATAA
- the LOC122332905 gene encoding dnaJ homolog subfamily C member 16-like isoform X2 produces MVMMRMVVLSLSVMMVYVLLMDATVESAAEFDPYKVLGVTRSASQAEIKKVYKRLAKEWHPDKNKNPEAEDMFIKITKSYEILTNEEKRASYDRYGQTDNTHPYGRAHHAFRHFHDNFYFDESFFHFPFNNKGGRDFADNKYTLHFNQYVNEVVPDSFKRPYLIKITSDWCFSCIHIEPVWKETVQELETLGIGIGVVDVGYERRLANHLGAHQTPSILGVVNGKVAFFHYAVVKGHLMQFVEDLLPQRLVEKVTDKNNQEFLKSWHELNKPHVLLFDQVPSVPLLYKLTAFAYKDYVQFGYVDQGLSETADLLRKFNINTYAPTMLVFKEDVEKPADIIQAKGMKKQIIDEFISNNKFLLAPRLVNQKLFDELCPVKQFHRRRKYCVLLITGEEESFATGNEAFLSLASANTNDVLRFAYVYQRRQQPLCDALLKNKDSTPPQVVILERRNGAGKILYKPILGGWNGSKEDKQKLLEELERLQKDPSILNNDAVLPELNNEFTSMFLIRWIYTAYDYLSEIIDDLLHNNWREMMPLLSLIFSALFILFGTVVIQAFSDSSEEKQPKTKAKEVSKAENGSPNTSSASSRPPKKNFVEVTELTDITYTSNLVKLRPGHINVVLVLTDSTKNILLSKFAKEVYSFTGSLTLHFSFLNVDKHSEWMSAVLEYAQDAMQIDTDEDEVGSRKLDYTGYVLALNGHKKYLCLFKPVYTGEDLDSKPEEEGGVSRSRKGMTRSRSTTLQIHHKLDRLGLWMERLMEGTLPRYYVPAWPGLDKITVNK; encoded by the exons ATGGTCATGATGAGGATGGTGGTGCTATCACTCTCTGTAATGATGGTCTATGTGCTCCTGATGGATGCTACGGTGGAAAGCGCTGCAGAATTTGATCCATATAAAGTTCTTGGAGTCACCAGAAGCGCAAGCCAAGCAGAAATCAAGAAAGTGTACAAACGCCTGGCCAAGGAATG GCAtcctgataaaaacaaaaatcctgaAGCAGAAGACATGTTCATCAAGATTACAAAGTCATATGAG ATCTTAACAAACGAGGAGAAGAGAGCCAGCTACGATCGTTATGGACAAACAGATAACACTCACCCGTATGGACGCGCCCATCATGCTTTCCGCCATTTTCATGACAACTTCTACTTTGACGAGTCTTTCTTCCACTTTCCCTTCAACAATAAGGGTGGCCGGGACTTTGCTGACAACAAATACACGTTGCATTTCAACCAGTATGTCAATGAAGTTGTGCCTGACAGCTTCAAGAGGCCTTACTTGATCAAAATCACCTCAGACTGGTGCTTCAGCTGCATCCATATCGAGCCAGTTTGGAAAGAAACAGTGCAGGAACTGGAAACGCTAG GGATTGGAATCGGTGTGGTTGATGTTGGCTATGAGCGGCGTTTAGCAAATCATTTGGGAGCACATCAGACTCCATCTATTCTTGGTGTCGTCAATGGAAAAGTGGCTTTCTTCCATTACGCTGTTGTTAAAGGCCACCTGATGCAGTTTGTAGAAGATTTGCTGCCACAGAGACTAGTTGAAAAG GTCACAGACAAAAACAACCAAGAGTTTCTGAAGAGCTGGCATGAGCTGAACAAGCCCCATGTTCTCCTGTTTGACCAAGTGCCTTCGGTTCCCTTGCTTTATAAG cTTACAGCGTTTGCCTATAAGGACTATGTGCAGTTTGGATATGTGGATCAAGGTCTTTCTGAGACCGCTGACCTGCTGAGAAAATTCAACATAAACACTTATGCGCCAACCATGCTTGTCTTCAAAGAGGATGTTGAGAAGCCTGCAGATATTATACAG GCTAAAGGGATGAAGAAGCAGATAATAGACGAGTTCATCTCCAACAACAAGTTCCTCCTGGCCCCTCGTCTGGTGAACCAGAAGCTATTTGATGAGCTTTGTCCAGTCAAACAGTTCCATCGTCGCAGGAA ATATTGCGTTCTACTCATCACTGGTGAGGAAGAGTCCTTTGCCACAGGAAATGAAGCCTTCCTCTCGCTAGCCTCTGCAAACACCAATGATGTGCTGCGGTTTGCTTATGTCTACCAGCGACGTCAGCAGCCCCTATGTGATGCTCTCTTGAAAAACAAAGACAGCACACCACCACAG GTGGTGATTCTGGAAAGGCGTAACGGAGCTGGCAAGATTCTGTATAAGCCAATTTTGGGAGGATGGAACGGCAGTAAGGAAGACAAACAAAAGCTCTTGGAGGAACTCGAAAGACTGCAGAAGGATCCCTCCATCCTCAACAATGATGCCGTTCTCCCAGAGCTCAACAATGAGTTCACCTCC ATGTTTTTAATAAGATGGATTTACACGGCATATGACTACTTGTCTGAAATTATTGATGATCTTCTTCACAATAACTG GCGTGAGATGATGCCCCTCCTGTCTTTGATATTCtctgcactttttattttatttggcacTGTGGTTATTCAGGCTTTCAG TGACTCAAGTGAGGAAAAACAGCCCAAAACGAAAGCAAAAGAGGTTTCCAAGGCCGAGAACGGTTCCCCAAACACCTCCAGCGCATCCAG tcGTCCACCAAAGAAAAACTTTGTGGAGGTGACAGAGTTAACCGACATTACATACACTAGTAACCTGGTTAAGTTGAGGCCGGGTCACATTAATGTAGTTCTGGTACTTACTGATTCTACAAAAAACATCCTGCTCAGCAAATTTGCCAAGGAAGTTTATTCGTTCACAGG GAGTTTGACCCTACACTTCTCCTTCCTAAATGTGGATAAACACAGCGAATGGATGTCGGCCGTTTTGGAATACGCCCAGGACGCCATGCAAATAGACACAGATGAGGACGAAGTGGGCAGCCGCAAATTAGACTACACAGGCTATGTTCTAGCCCTCAATGGCCATAAGAAATACCTCTGTCTTTTCAAGCCAGTCTACACAGGTGAAGACTTGGATAGCAAGCCGGAGGAGGAAGGAGGAGTTTCACGCTCCAGGAAGGGCATGACACGCTCTCGATCCACAACTCTTCAGATCCACCACAAACTGGATCGACTCGGACTCTGGATGGAGCGACTGATGGAAGGGACTCTGCCCCGGTACTACGTCCCAGCCTGGCCCGGTCTGGACAAGATCACAGTCAACAAATAA